The Nitrospirota bacterium genome has a segment encoding these proteins:
- a CDS encoding PIN domain-containing protein encodes MKKVFFDTWGWAAIANKNDTQHEKTASFYKTFLLKKGVPVTTDYVLAETITLLRAKTDPDGVAVFIDTIIEAVKNGIAVMERINEERWEKAWKMSKKYSDKPYISFFDFSSFVVMKDLGVSQVLTADKHFEDVGLGFKKLF; translated from the coding sequence GTGAAAAAGGTCTTCTTTGATACATGGGGATGGGCAGCTATCGCCAATAAGAATGACACGCAACATGAAAAGACAGCATCCTTCTATAAAACTTTCCTGCTTAAGAAGGGAGTTCCTGTTACCACTGACTATGTCCTTGCCGAGACGATAACCCTTTTAAGGGCAAAAACAGATCCCGATGGGGTTGCTGTTTTTATAGATACAATTATAGAAGCAGTTAAAAATGGCATAGCTGTAATGGAAAGGATCAATGAAGAGAGGTGGGAGAAGGCATGGAAGATGAGTAAGAAATACAGCGATAAGCCATATATCTCATTCTTTGATTTTTCATCTTTTGTCGTTATGAAGGACCTGGGTGTTTCACAGGTTCTAACCGCTGATAAACATTTTGAAGA
- a CDS encoding ribbon-helix-helix domain-containing protein produces MAKVRFQMFIEPRQKEALERIQEDSKIPVAEIIRKAVDLFLSEWKRKKKIPIEDEMTERLLSIAGTCKDGPKDLADEHDKYLYGVSRK; encoded by the coding sequence TGTTTATAGAACCTCGCCAAAAAGAGGCATTGGAGAGAATTCAGGAAGATTCCAAGATACCTGTTGCTGAGATAATAAGAAAGGCAGTAGATCTTTTTCTGTCAGAATGGAAGCGAAAGAAGAAAATTCCGATAGAAGATGAAATGACAGAAAGACTTCTTTCTATAGCAGGTACATGTAAGGACGGGCCCAAAGACCTTGCTGATGAACATGATAAGTATTTATATGGAGTATCCAGAAAGTGA